In Puntigrus tetrazona isolate hp1 chromosome 7, ASM1883169v1, whole genome shotgun sequence, the following are encoded in one genomic region:
- the LOC122349471 gene encoding GTP-binding protein A-like, translating to MNSRQPIHLPRRLTFIHEGPPKRYRLHTERNTLDEYGKVRKWTYGIKQPSKTNKIILLVGETGVGKTTLINTMVNYLMGVKFKDEIWYEITEEQSRDQSESQTSEITMYEVCPSKSPMSLSIIDTPGYGDTRGLDKDLEVAENLATLFQSNDGVREVDAVCFVTQASKNRLSXRQHYIISSILSLFGKDIVENIVFLITHSDGMAPINVIGAINKAKIPCRRDESGQPVYFVFNNRQADE from the exons ATGAATTCCAG ACAGCCGATTCATCTACCACGCAGACTAACTTTTATTCATGAAGGTCCTCCTAAACGATACCGTCTACATACAGAGAGAAACACGCTTGATGAATATGGAAAAGTCAGAAAATGGACATATGGGATAAAACAGCccagtaaaacaaacaaaatcattctGCTGGTGGGAGAGACTGGTGTTGGAAAGACGACTCTCATCAACACCATGGTCAACTACTTAATGGGAGTGAAGTTTAAAGATGAAATATGGTACGAAATCACAGAAGAGCAAAGCAGAGATCAGTCAGAATCACAAACCTCTGAAATCACCATGTATGAGGTTTGTCCTTCGAAGAGTCCCATGTCTCTCAGTATCATTGATACTCCAGGCTACGGAGACACTAGAGGACTGGACAAAGATCTGGAAGTCGCTGAGAACTTAGCCACTCTGTTTCAGAGCAATGATGGAGTTCGTGAAGTCGACGCTGTCTGCTTCGTGACTCAAGCGTCTAAGAATCGTCTCTCAGANCGACAGCATTATATTATCAGTTCaattctgtctttgtttggGAAAGACATTGttgaaaacattgtgtttttaatcacacaCTCTGATGGTATGGCTCCCATAAACGTCATCGGAGCCATTAATAAAGCTAAAATCCCCTGCAGACGAGATGAAAGTGGCCAacctgtttattttgtattcaacAATCGACAGGCTGATGAA